The Streptomyces aurantiacus genome includes a region encoding these proteins:
- a CDS encoding ABC transporter ATP-binding protein, with protein sequence MIGVAPPAYDPAAPTTAETLPVGAPATVRAYVAELFQRHRRAFLVLIAVNTVAVVSSMVGPYLLGSLVQHVSDGAAAAREFHMERTAALFALALVVQTLFVRQVRLRGAMLGERMLADLREDFLVRAVGLPPGVLERAGTGDLLSRITTDIDRLANAMREAVPQLAIGVVWVALLLGGLAVTAPPLAPAVLVAVPLLVVGCRWYFKRAPSAYRSEAAGYAAVAAVLAETVDAGRTVEAHRLGARRIGLSDQRVREWTAWERYTLWLRSVLFPVINATHVTVLGSVLMIGGYFVLQGWIGVGQLTTGALIAQMLVDPVGLILRWYDELQVAHVSLARLVGVRDIESDAGDGTLAPDGRDVHAKQVHFGYRAGVDVLRKVSLEVAPGTRLALVGPSGAGKSTLGRLLAGIYAPRSGQVTLGGAELSRMSAEQVRSHVALVNQEHHVFVGALRDNLLLARTGADDAELWAALGAVDADGWARALDDGLDTEVGSGGVALTPAQAQQIALARLVLADPHTLVLDEATSLLDPRAARNLERSLARVLDGRTVVAIAHRLHTAHDADVIAVVENGRISELGSHDQLVAADGAYAALWRSWHG encoded by the coding sequence ATGATCGGCGTGGCGCCACCGGCCTACGACCCGGCGGCCCCGACGACCGCAGAGACCCTGCCCGTCGGCGCCCCCGCGACCGTACGCGCCTACGTGGCCGAACTGTTCCAACGGCACCGCCGGGCCTTCCTGGTACTCATCGCCGTCAACACGGTCGCCGTCGTCTCCTCGATGGTGGGCCCCTATCTGCTGGGCTCCCTGGTCCAGCACGTCTCCGACGGCGCGGCGGCCGCACGCGAGTTCCACATGGAGCGCACCGCCGCGCTGTTCGCCCTCGCTCTGGTCGTCCAGACCCTCTTCGTGCGCCAGGTGCGGCTGCGCGGGGCCATGCTCGGTGAGCGAATGCTCGCCGACCTGCGCGAGGACTTCCTCGTGCGCGCCGTGGGGCTGCCGCCGGGCGTCCTGGAACGGGCCGGTACCGGCGACCTGCTGTCCCGGATCACCACGGACATCGACCGGCTGGCCAACGCCATGCGCGAGGCCGTGCCGCAGCTGGCCATCGGTGTGGTGTGGGTGGCGCTGCTGCTCGGCGGGCTCGCGGTCACCGCGCCGCCGCTCGCGCCCGCGGTGCTGGTCGCCGTACCGCTGCTGGTGGTCGGCTGCCGCTGGTACTTCAAACGCGCACCGTCCGCCTACCGCTCCGAGGCCGCCGGCTACGCGGCCGTCGCCGCCGTGCTCGCCGAGACCGTGGACGCCGGGCGCACCGTGGAGGCGCACCGCCTCGGAGCGCGCCGCATCGGCCTCTCCGACCAGCGGGTCAGGGAGTGGACCGCATGGGAGCGGTACACCCTGTGGCTGCGGTCGGTGCTCTTCCCTGTCATCAACGCCACGCATGTCACTGTCCTCGGCTCGGTCCTCATGATCGGCGGATACTTCGTCCTTCAGGGCTGGATCGGGGTGGGGCAACTGACGACGGGCGCCCTCATCGCGCAGATGCTCGTCGACCCGGTGGGCCTGATCCTGCGCTGGTACGACGAGCTTCAGGTGGCCCATGTCTCGCTGGCCCGGCTGGTGGGCGTCCGTGACATCGAGTCGGACGCGGGGGACGGGACACTGGCCCCCGACGGACGCGACGTGCATGCCAAGCAGGTGCACTTCGGCTACCGGGCGGGCGTCGACGTCCTGCGCAAGGTCTCCCTGGAGGTCGCGCCCGGCACCCGGCTGGCCCTGGTCGGCCCGTCCGGCGCCGGCAAGTCGACACTGGGCAGACTGCTCGCCGGGATCTACGCACCCCGCTCCGGCCAGGTCACGCTGGGCGGCGCGGAACTCTCCCGCATGTCCGCCGAACAGGTTCGCTCCCATGTGGCGCTGGTCAACCAGGAACACCACGTGTTCGTGGGCGCCCTGCGCGACAACCTGCTCCTCGCCCGTACGGGTGCCGACGACGCCGAGCTGTGGGCCGCCCTCGGCGCCGTCGACGCCGACGGCTGGGCCCGCGCGCTGGACGACGGCCTCGACACCGAGGTCGGCTCGGGCGGGGTCGCTCTCACTCCGGCCCAGGCCCAGCAGATCGCGCTGGCGCGCCTGGTGCTCGCCGACCCGCACACGCTGGTCCTGGACGAGGCCACCTCGCTCCTGGACCCGCGGGCGGCCCGGAACCTGGAGCGCTCCCTGGCCCGGGTCCTCGACGGCCGCACCGTGGTCGCCATCGCACACCGGCTGCACACCGCCCACGACGCGGACGTCATCGCCGTCGTCGAGAACGGCCGCATCAGCGAACTCGGCAGCCACGACCAGCTGGTCGCCGCGGACGGCGCGTACGCGGCACTGTGGCGGTCCTGGCACGGCTGA
- a CDS encoding ABC transporter transmembrane domain-containing protein yields the protein MQIQDLPYPDPGVPDARSGPRFLVWLGRNQLGGQVKALVWGLLHFVSVSALPFCVGFAVQAVADRSGARLGLAGGLIALSGLGIALGDTMLHRAAITNWITAAARVQQLLARRTALLGSALTRRVAAGEIVAVSTGDVEKIGWFVEAVSRFTAAAVTIVLVCVALVVYQPALGVVVAVGVPVLALSVLPLLPRATRRADFQREKAGHATELASDTVAGLRVLRGIGGEELFLDRYRRASQEVRHAAVRSARMWSLISAIQVLLPGILLIAVVWHGVNLAREGRITVGEMVTVYSAVMILSYPLRHFEEIAMAYSFSRPSAQRAARVLSLERATDGEGSREAVVPTGDLYDPATGLLAPAGRLTAVVCGDPDAAGELAERLGGHTAVSSPLPSALVGGVPLDELPLDSARSAVLVQDKDPVLLSGTLRELLDVPASGDVSPEEALSAAQCGDVLDALAQGALDADDPMDARITERGRSLSGGQRQRLALARSLITAPGVLVLDEPTSAVDSHTEARIADGIRSLRQGRTTVVFTSSPLLLDHADRVVLVHEGEVAAVGMHRELLHSEPRYRAVVTRETDDETAAHELGRLQELEEIEETA from the coding sequence ATGCAGATTCAAGACCTTCCGTATCCCGACCCGGGTGTGCCGGACGCCCGCTCGGGGCCCCGGTTCCTGGTGTGGCTCGGCCGGAATCAGCTCGGTGGGCAGGTGAAGGCCCTGGTCTGGGGGCTGCTGCACTTCGTGTCCGTCTCCGCTCTGCCCTTCTGCGTCGGCTTCGCCGTCCAGGCCGTCGCGGACCGCTCCGGGGCGCGCCTCGGTCTCGCGGGCGGACTGATCGCGCTGAGCGGCCTCGGTATCGCGCTGGGCGACACCATGCTGCACCGGGCCGCGATCACGAACTGGATCACCGCGGCCGCGCGCGTCCAGCAACTGCTGGCCCGCAGAACCGCCCTGCTCGGGTCCGCGCTGACCCGACGGGTCGCGGCCGGTGAGATCGTCGCGGTCTCGACCGGCGACGTCGAGAAGATCGGCTGGTTCGTGGAAGCCGTGTCGCGGTTCACCGCGGCCGCGGTGACCATCGTGCTGGTCTGTGTCGCCCTCGTCGTCTACCAGCCGGCGCTCGGCGTCGTCGTCGCCGTGGGCGTGCCCGTCCTGGCGCTGTCGGTACTGCCGCTGCTGCCCCGGGCCACCCGCCGCGCCGACTTCCAGCGGGAGAAGGCCGGGCACGCCACCGAACTGGCCTCCGACACCGTCGCGGGCCTGCGCGTGCTGCGCGGCATCGGCGGTGAGGAACTGTTCCTCGACCGCTACCGCCGTGCCTCGCAGGAGGTCCGGCACGCTGCCGTGCGCAGCGCCCGGATGTGGTCGCTGATCTCCGCGATCCAGGTCCTGCTGCCCGGGATCCTGCTGATCGCGGTCGTCTGGCACGGCGTGAACCTGGCCCGCGAGGGCCGGATCACCGTCGGCGAGATGGTCACCGTGTACAGCGCGGTCATGATCCTCAGCTATCCGCTGCGGCACTTCGAGGAGATCGCGATGGCGTACTCCTTCTCCCGGCCGTCCGCCCAGCGCGCGGCACGGGTGCTGTCGCTGGAGCGGGCCACGGACGGTGAGGGCTCGCGCGAGGCCGTCGTACCGACCGGGGACCTGTACGACCCGGCTACCGGTCTGCTCGCGCCCGCCGGACGGCTCACCGCCGTGGTGTGCGGTGACCCGGACGCCGCCGGTGAACTGGCAGAGCGACTCGGCGGTCATACCGCGGTCTCCTCGCCCCTGCCGTCGGCGCTGGTCGGAGGTGTGCCGCTGGACGAACTGCCCCTGGATTCCGCCCGCAGTGCCGTCCTCGTCCAGGACAAGGATCCGGTCCTGCTCTCGGGAACGCTGCGCGAGCTGCTCGACGTGCCCGCCTCGGGAGACGTCAGCCCCGAGGAGGCACTGTCCGCCGCACAGTGCGGTGACGTCCTGGACGCGCTCGCCCAGGGAGCGCTGGATGCCGACGACCCGATGGACGCACGGATCACCGAACGCGGCCGTTCCCTGTCGGGCGGCCAGCGCCAGCGTCTCGCGCTGGCACGGTCGCTGATCACGGCGCCGGGCGTGCTGGTCCTGGACGAACCGACGTCCGCGGTCGACTCGCACACCGAGGCGCGGATCGCCGACGGGATCCGGTCGCTGCGCCAGGGACGCACGACGGTGGTGTTCACCTCGTCGCCACTGCTCCTCGACCACGCGGACCGGGTCGTACTCGTCCACGAGGGCGAGGTGGCGGCAGTCGGCATGCACCGCGAACTGCTGCACAGCGAGCCGCGATACCGCGCGGTGGTGACCCGTGAGACCGACGACGAAACCGCCGCGCACGAGCTGGGCCGCCTGCAGGAGCTGGAAGAAATCGAGGAGACAGCATGA
- a CDS encoding peptide-N4-asparagine amidase yields the protein MRRRIIMSMLAGATLVASTLLGTAPAQAAAPPGRSASTSGQAVRPAVQGVQSLEGTRGARAVDPPAEFGTDWHDPLTAAPPVSKPDGRSCRVTVAEAQFRDFTPYKGTYAPPRGCGDRWSKVVLRLEGKVQGRQFDRLGYLHIGGVEVLRTSTPQPSPDGIAWSVEKDVTRYSATFREGHDVEMLIGNVVDDTYTGIIDVKVALTFYAADGSTAPKNRPGSTPDRVLTLRDGALTTPRNSERIVAEVYATGSGGGCEEYWYLTVPDAAPYSCKAEDGPYREVQIRVDGRLAGIAAPFPTVWTGGWSNPFLWYVIPGPRAFDIKPVEYDLTPFAGLLNDGRPHRIDVSVVGVPEGQSGWSVPVNVLVWQDAKSRHVTGGLTAHRAGDLANSSTYTPGSEHRLDTGAGHRLTVSGYVDTSHGRVATTVDRELANTSVHRWTDGESTDALKGTWTDDETVTVDGPGPAVMTRTHRTYTMDGTTTLGAGDRLRTVLSLGDRASVVETRGGRRTAWSRLDDSYAGDATYTANVPRDQRHAVGTTSERYRLYGSGGCHDRRLATEQGVLTEVRDGC from the coding sequence ATGAGAAGACGGATCATCATGTCCATGCTCGCCGGAGCGACCCTCGTGGCGAGCACCCTCCTCGGAACGGCACCAGCCCAGGCCGCCGCACCGCCCGGCCGGTCCGCAAGCACCTCCGGGCAGGCCGTCCGCCCCGCTGTGCAGGGCGTCCAGAGCCTCGAAGGCACCCGAGGCGCCCGCGCCGTCGACCCGCCGGCCGAGTTCGGGACCGACTGGCACGATCCCCTGACCGCCGCCCCGCCCGTCTCGAAGCCCGACGGCAGGTCCTGCCGAGTGACCGTGGCCGAGGCGCAGTTTCGCGACTTCACGCCCTACAAGGGCACGTACGCGCCCCCGCGCGGCTGCGGCGACCGCTGGAGCAAGGTCGTTCTGCGCCTCGAAGGCAAGGTCCAGGGACGGCAGTTCGACCGGCTGGGCTATCTGCACATCGGCGGGGTCGAGGTCTTGAGGACATCCACCCCGCAACCCTCGCCCGACGGCATCGCCTGGTCGGTGGAGAAGGACGTCACGCGCTACAGCGCCACGTTCCGCGAGGGTCACGACGTCGAGATGCTCATCGGCAACGTCGTCGACGACACGTACACGGGAATCATCGACGTCAAGGTCGCCCTGACGTTCTACGCCGCCGACGGGTCGACCGCGCCCAAGAACAGGCCGGGCAGCACACCGGACCGCGTCCTCACCCTCCGGGACGGCGCCCTCACCACGCCCCGCAACAGTGAACGCATCGTCGCCGAGGTGTACGCCACCGGGTCCGGCGGCGGCTGCGAGGAGTACTGGTACCTCACGGTGCCCGACGCCGCGCCCTACTCCTGCAAGGCCGAGGACGGCCCTTACCGCGAGGTGCAGATCAGGGTCGACGGCCGACTCGCCGGTATCGCCGCCCCGTTCCCGACGGTGTGGACCGGAGGATGGTCCAACCCCTTCCTCTGGTACGTGATTCCGGGACCGCGCGCCTTCGACATCAAGCCCGTGGAGTACGACCTGACTCCGTTCGCGGGACTGCTCAACGACGGCCGCCCTCACCGGATCGACGTCTCCGTGGTGGGCGTACCCGAGGGGCAGAGCGGATGGAGCGTCCCCGTGAACGTGCTCGTCTGGCAGGACGCGAAGAGCAGGCACGTCACCGGTGGGCTCACCGCGCACCGGGCTGGTGACCTCGCCAATTCCTCGACGTACACGCCGGGTTCGGAACACCGCCTCGACACCGGGGCCGGGCACCGGCTGACCGTGTCCGGGTATGTCGACACCTCGCACGGCCGGGTCGCGACCACGGTCGACCGCGAGCTGGCCAACACCTCCGTGCACCGGTGGACCGACGGCGAAAGCACGGACGCGCTCAAGGGGACCTGGACCGACGACGAGACGGTCACCGTGGACGGACCCGGGCCCGCCGTGATGACCCGCACGCATCGCACGTACACCATGGACGGCACCACGACGCTCGGCGCCGGCGACCGGCTGCGGACCGTCCTGTCCCTGGGGGACCGGGCGTCCGTCGTGGAGACACGCGGTGGCCGGCGCACCGCGTGGTCCCGGCTCGACGACAGTTACGCGGGTGACGCGACCTACACCGCGAACGTGCCGCGCGACCAGCGGCATGCCGTCGGCACGACGAGTGAGCGCTACCGGCTGTACGGCTCGGGCGGCTGCCACGACCGTCGCCTGGCGACCGAACAGGGCGTCCTCACCGAGGTCCGCGACGGCTGTTGA
- a CDS encoding cation:dicarboxylate symporter family transporter, producing MPPPVPSLPRRAVHMLRTSLFAQVACALVLGIVVGRLWPDTATTFQPLGDGFVRLIKTVIAPLVFCVVVVGIAKAGNLKAFGRIGFKALIWFEVASTAALVIGLVAANVFSPGSGMNVDPSKLDASAVEGKTAGGSLPSTGEFVLEALPQSAVGAFAENSLLQVLVLACLVGAALLHLGHTKVPAILPALEQAQEVIFAIVGFVMKLAPLAVFGAMVHLVGEYGLGVIETYGKLIALCYAVAAFFLVLLGVALKLVTGLSLWKFVRYTREELLLALGTASSETVMPRMMQKLRQAGARDDAVGLVLPTGYSFNLDGASIYLSVGTLFIAQAVGVDLSIGQQITVILVLMLTSKGMAGVPGSAFLALSATASALGVIPAGAVALLLGVDRIMDSMRVVTNLLGNCVAVFAVSRWEGALDTERARKMLDGEIAFVEEDTESAPAAGAAPDADAPAQTHRAERTERIAEVTASAGQAPMVKETADEAG from the coding sequence GTGCCGCCGCCCGTACCGTCCCTGCCGCGACGCGCCGTACACATGCTGCGCACCTCACTGTTCGCGCAGGTCGCCTGCGCGCTCGTGCTCGGAATCGTCGTCGGAAGGTTGTGGCCGGACACGGCCACGACCTTCCAGCCGCTCGGCGACGGTTTCGTGCGCCTCATCAAGACCGTGATCGCGCCGCTCGTGTTCTGCGTGGTCGTCGTCGGCATCGCCAAGGCCGGCAACCTGAAGGCGTTCGGGCGGATCGGGTTCAAGGCGCTGATCTGGTTCGAGGTCGCCTCCACGGCCGCGTTGGTCATCGGTCTGGTCGCGGCCAACGTCTTCAGCCCCGGGTCCGGCATGAACGTCGACCCCTCGAAGCTCGACGCCTCGGCGGTCGAGGGCAAGACCGCCGGCGGTTCACTGCCCTCGACCGGCGAGTTCGTCCTGGAGGCGCTGCCGCAGAGCGCGGTCGGCGCCTTCGCCGAGAACTCCCTGCTGCAGGTACTCGTGCTGGCGTGCCTCGTGGGCGCCGCACTGCTGCACCTCGGCCACACCAAGGTGCCCGCGATCCTGCCCGCCCTCGAACAGGCGCAGGAAGTGATCTTCGCGATCGTCGGCTTCGTCATGAAGCTCGCGCCGCTCGCGGTGTTCGGCGCGATGGTGCACTTGGTCGGCGAGTACGGCCTCGGAGTCATCGAGACGTACGGCAAACTCATCGCCCTCTGCTACGCGGTCGCGGCGTTCTTCCTGGTGCTGCTCGGGGTCGCCCTGAAACTGGTCACCGGGCTGAGCCTGTGGAAGTTCGTCCGCTACACCCGTGAGGAACTGCTGCTCGCGCTGGGCACCGCGTCCAGCGAGACGGTCATGCCCCGCATGATGCAGAAACTGCGTCAGGCCGGAGCCCGTGACGACGCCGTGGGCCTGGTGCTGCCGACCGGGTACTCCTTCAACCTCGACGGCGCCTCGATCTACCTCTCCGTCGGCACCCTGTTCATCGCGCAGGCCGTGGGCGTGGACCTGAGCATCGGCCAGCAGATCACCGTGATTCTCGTGCTCATGCTGACCAGCAAGGGCATGGCGGGTGTGCCGGGTTCGGCGTTCCTCGCGCTCTCGGCGACCGCGTCCGCCCTCGGGGTCATTCCCGCCGGTGCCGTCGCGCTGCTCCTCGGCGTGGACCGCATCATGGACTCGATGCGTGTCGTCACCAACCTGCTCGGCAACTGCGTCGCCGTCTTCGCGGTCTCCCGCTGGGAGGGCGCCCTCGACACGGAACGGGCGCGGAAGATGCTCGACGGCGAGATCGCGTTCGTGGAGGAGGACACCGAGAGCGCGCCGGCAGCGGGAGCGGCGCCTGACGCGGATGCGCCCGCGCAAACGCACCGGGCCGAACGGACCGAGCGGATCGCAGAGGTCACGGCGTCGGCCGGCCAGGCGCCGATGGTCAAGGAGACCGCCGACGAGGCTGGTTGA
- a CDS encoding MarR family winged helix-turn-helix transcriptional regulator — protein MNTPDADGLLAEQLLRLTRRVHRIQKRHLEKRGIGITPAQSRLLRTLAHYGSPPRMTDLAARLEVVPRAVTTLVDGLEASGKVRRVPDPTNRRVIRIELTDAGRLALRELRGARRAAAEDILAPLTDEQRTVLGGLLDTLVDGMGAATGAPGTVPDGTGSAANGTGTAVGGSDTAQEPKLDC, from the coding sequence ATGAACACCCCCGACGCCGACGGACTGCTCGCCGAGCAGCTGCTGCGGTTGACCCGCCGCGTGCACCGCATCCAGAAGCGTCATCTGGAGAAGCGCGGCATCGGCATCACTCCGGCACAGTCCCGGCTGCTGCGCACCCTTGCCCACTACGGGTCGCCGCCGCGCATGACCGACCTGGCCGCGCGGCTGGAGGTGGTGCCCCGGGCCGTGACCACGCTGGTCGACGGTCTGGAGGCGAGCGGCAAGGTACGCCGCGTTCCCGACCCCACCAACCGGCGGGTCATCCGCATCGAGCTGACGGACGCCGGACGACTGGCCCTGCGGGAACTGCGCGGTGCGCGCCGGGCGGCCGCGGAGGACATCCTGGCGCCTCTCACGGACGAGCAGCGGACGGTGCTCGGCGGCCTGCTGGACACACTGGTCGACGGAATGGGCGCGGCGACGGGTGCGCCAGGCACGGTCCCCGACGGGACGGGCTCAGCGGCGAACGGTACGGGTACGGCCGTCGGCGGGTCGGACACGGCGCAGGAGCCGAAGCTCGACTGCTGA
- a CDS encoding ABC transporter ATP-binding protein: MPRDDIIWTPPPVEAGQPRQVRRILTLFRPYRGRLAVVGLLVGAASLVSVATPFLLKEILDTAIPQGRTGLLSLLALGMILSAVLGGVFGVLQTLISTTVGQRVMHDLRTAVYDRLQRMSLAFFTRTRTGEVQSRIANDIGGMQATVTSTATSLVSNLTSVVATIIAMIALDWRLTVVSLLLLPVFVWISRRVGNERKKITTERQKQMAAMAATVTESLSVSGILLGRTMGRSDSLTRSFAEESEGLVDLEVRSNMAGRWRMAVIGIVMAAMPAVIYWAAGMALQLGGPSVSIGTLVAFVSLQQGLFRPAVSLLSTGVQIQASLALFQRIFEYLDLPIDITEPERPVHLDRIKGEVRFEGVEFRYDDQSGPILDGIDITVPAGGSLAVVGRTGAGKSTLSHLVPRLYDVTGGRVTLDGVDVRDLDFDTLARAIGVVSQETYLFHATVADNLRFAKPDATDEELYAAAKAAQIHDHIASLPDGYDTVVGERGHRFSGGEKQRLAIARTILRDPPVLILDEATSALDTRTERAVQEAVDALSANRTTLTVAHRLSTIRGADQIVVLDGGRMAERGTHEELLERQGHYAALVRRDAQLEPTT, from the coding sequence ATGCCCCGCGACGACATCATCTGGACGCCGCCCCCCGTCGAGGCCGGACAGCCCCGGCAGGTGCGCCGCATCCTCACACTCTTCCGTCCCTACCGCGGGCGGCTGGCCGTGGTCGGTCTGCTCGTCGGGGCCGCCTCCCTCGTCTCGGTCGCCACGCCCTTCCTGCTGAAGGAGATCCTCGACACCGCGATCCCGCAGGGCCGTACCGGTCTGCTGAGCCTGCTCGCGCTGGGCATGATCCTCAGTGCCGTCCTCGGTGGTGTCTTCGGGGTCCTGCAGACCCTGATCTCCACGACGGTCGGCCAGCGCGTCATGCACGATCTGCGCACCGCCGTCTACGACCGGCTTCAGCGCATGTCGCTGGCCTTCTTCACCAGGACGCGCACCGGCGAGGTCCAGTCGCGCATCGCGAACGACATCGGGGGAATGCAGGCGACGGTCACCTCGACAGCCACCTCGCTGGTCTCCAACCTCACCAGCGTCGTCGCCACGATCATCGCGATGATCGCCCTCGACTGGCGGCTGACCGTCGTCTCCCTGCTCCTGCTGCCGGTGTTCGTGTGGATCAGCCGCCGCGTCGGCAACGAACGCAAGAAGATCACCACCGAGCGCCAGAAGCAGATGGCGGCCATGGCTGCCACCGTCACGGAGTCGCTCTCCGTGAGCGGCATCCTGCTCGGCCGGACGATGGGCCGCTCCGACTCGCTCACCCGCTCCTTCGCGGAGGAGTCCGAGGGCCTCGTCGACCTGGAGGTCCGGTCCAACATGGCGGGGCGCTGGCGGATGGCCGTCATCGGCATCGTCATGGCCGCCATGCCGGCTGTCATCTACTGGGCGGCGGGCATGGCCCTCCAGCTCGGCGGGCCCTCGGTCTCCATCGGCACCCTGGTCGCCTTCGTGTCGCTCCAGCAGGGACTGTTCCGCCCCGCCGTCAGCCTGCTGTCGACCGGCGTCCAGATCCAGGCCTCGCTGGCACTCTTCCAGCGCATCTTCGAGTACCTGGACCTGCCCATCGACATCACCGAGCCCGAGCGGCCGGTCCACCTCGACCGGATCAAGGGCGAAGTGCGCTTCGAGGGCGTCGAGTTCCGCTACGACGACCAGAGCGGCCCGATACTCGACGGCATCGACATCACGGTGCCCGCGGGCGGCAGCCTGGCCGTCGTCGGCCGGACCGGCGCCGGCAAGTCCACGCTCAGTCATCTGGTGCCGCGCCTGTACGACGTCACGGGCGGCCGGGTCACCCTCGACGGGGTGGACGTGCGCGACCTGGACTTCGACACCCTCGCCCGGGCGATCGGCGTCGTCTCCCAGGAGACGTACCTCTTCCACGCCACGGTGGCCGACAACCTGCGGTTCGCCAAGCCGGACGCCACCGACGAGGAGCTGTACGCGGCGGCGAAGGCCGCCCAGATCCACGACCACATCGCGTCCTTGCCCGACGGGTACGACACCGTGGTCGGTGAGCGCGGACACCGGTTCTCCGGCGGCGAGAAGCAGCGCCTGGCCATCGCCCGCACCATCCTGCGGGACCCTCCGGTCCTCATCCTCGACGAGGCGACCAGCGCCCTGGACACGCGCACCGAGCGTGCCGTCCAGGAGGCCGTCGACGCCCTGTCGGCCAACCGGACGACGCTCACCGTCGCGCACAGGCTGTCCACCATTAGGGGCGCCGACCAGATCGTGGTCCTCGACGGCGGCCGCATGGCCGAACGGGGCACGCACGAGGAACTGTTGGAGCGTCAGGGCCACTACGCCGCCCTGGTCCGCAGGGACGCCCAACTGGAGCCAACAACATGA
- the mltG gene encoding endolytic transglycosylase MltG yields MQTYTPPTPPRRTIRLTRRGRTALIASGAVVAAAAVAVPLLSTDDKKEPQALVIPEGWRSGQVYEAMDKVLALPAGTAKKSLDKANLKLPNDASGNPEGYLFPATYPIDKKSTPTSLLSYMVDTANKKFGGGTVTAGAERNAMNVYQTVTVASIVQAEAATKADMGKVARVIYNRLDRGMPLQMDSTINYALNRSTLRTSQNDTQLDSPYNTYTRMGLPPTPIANPGEEAMRAAVAPTQGNWLYFVTVKPGDTRFTADYEEHKRNVAEFNRVSKSAPASKG; encoded by the coding sequence ATGCAGACCTACACTCCCCCCACTCCGCCACGGAGAACGATCCGACTGACGCGCCGGGGCCGGACCGCCCTCATCGCTTCCGGCGCCGTCGTGGCGGCTGCGGCGGTCGCGGTGCCGCTTCTGAGCACGGACGACAAGAAGGAACCCCAGGCCCTGGTGATCCCGGAGGGATGGCGCTCCGGCCAGGTCTACGAGGCCATGGACAAGGTCCTCGCCCTGCCCGCGGGCACCGCCAAGAAGTCCCTGGACAAGGCGAACCTCAAGCTGCCGAACGATGCGAGCGGCAACCCCGAGGGGTATCTCTTCCCGGCGACCTATCCCATCGACAAGAAGTCGACCCCCACGTCCCTGTTGTCGTACATGGTCGACACGGCCAACAAGAAGTTCGGTGGCGGGACGGTCACGGCCGGAGCCGAGCGCAACGCGATGAACGTCTACCAGACCGTCACCGTCGCGAGCATCGTCCAGGCGGAGGCGGCCACCAAGGCGGACATGGGCAAGGTGGCCCGGGTGATCTACAACCGGCTCGACCGGGGCATGCCCCTGCAGATGGACTCCACCATCAACTACGCGCTGAACCGCAGCACGCTCCGCACCAGCCAGAACGACACACAGCTCGACAGCCCCTACAACACGTACACGCGGATGGGGCTGCCGCCCACACCGATCGCGAACCCGGGGGAGGAAGCCATGCGGGCCGCGGTCGCGCCGACGCAGGGCAACTGGCTGTACTTCGTCACCGTCAAGCCGGGCGACACCCGCTTCACCGCCGACTACGAGGAGCACAAGAGGAACGTCGCCGAGTTCAACCGCGTCAGCAAGAGCGCCCCGGCCTCGAAGGGCTGA